The following proteins come from a genomic window of Aspergillus luchuensis IFO 4308 DNA, chromosome 3, nearly complete sequence:
- a CDS encoding uncharacterized protein (COG:O;~EggNog:ENOG410PIVI;~InterPro:IPR001623,IPR036869,IPR018253;~PFAM:PF00226), whose protein sequence is MSRKEKLPKRNVPRGTKDKSNENKFSPLQAREDSSSRRDADGDVQMHQSEGDAAEPQKHREKHRQGYSLKQRAATTRIRNCGDKDYYGVLGLERTCDARDVRQAYRTLALLIHPDHNKYDDAEIAFKKVGQAYQVLSNSQERAAFDKQHDRYENKGSIDPHDLFGEEFADNASGDESSEAHSADEEDGPETPDHAVLEVYSEATTYVNEYLAAKDTSVVHEMREKINDLNRRIKEDNRKHGRPENDFLIKIDLLTGVRNEYNKATDMVQDGTASGKQSETLRRIVSQFENARKGYGYPETWKLPSAIGNGDSNNNQGPGKTNDARRILGYLPHVGSQRTIFFVESQPNGIAMKRSQDIGYDATRLYLELPESQKKDVRYSQSRYGKDQRGNYDQILGWDCRVPSNMSPSDWEYRRALPPSYGLVRFHNGSADILSRTALRNVLGREAADREINTFYEQRNMAPPWAQMPSRGRLPGRSYAKIQGPSVADSAINGQQGIEPTVRVKRSKKSRYTGGSQGDENQQASSSVGERGGEGQGTTDTIQAVMETNRLQMQAITDALAQLTSRLAIMDQARNTLPG, encoded by the exons AAGCATAGGGAAAAGCACCGTCAGGGCTACAGCCTAAAGCAGCGCGCGGCCACGACCCGGATCCGGAACTGCGGTGACAAGGATTATTACGGCGTGCTGGGGCTTGAGAGGACCTGTGACGCACGGGATGTCCGACAAGCATATCGAACCTTGGCCCTGCTGATACACCCAGACCATAATAAGTATGATGACGCAGAAATCGCATTTAAAA AGGTTGGCCAAGCCTACCAAGTGCTCAGCAATTCGCAAGAGCGGGCCGCCTTTGATAAACAGCATGACCGTTATGAGAACAAAGGAAGCATCGATCCACATGACCTCTTCGGGGAGGAGTTCGCGGACAATGCTTCGGGCGACGAGTCTAGCGAGGCTCACTcagctgatgaagaagatggaccAGAGACCCCTGACCACGCCGTTTTGGAAGTTTACTCTGAAGCTACTACCTATGTCAATGAATATCTCGCAGCGAAAGACACGTCCGTCGTCCACGAGATGCGTGAAAAAATCAACGACCTCAACCGGAGAATTAAAGAAGACAACCGGAAACACGGCCGGCCTGAAAATGACTTTCTGATCAAGATAGACCTGCTGACGGGTGTCCGCAACGAATATAACAAGGCAACTGACATGGTCCAGGATGGAACTGCCAGCGGAAAACAGTCGGAAACGCTGCGTAGGATTGTGAGCCAGTTTGAGAATGCGCGAAAGGGATACGGCTATCCGGAAACCTGGAAGCTCCCATCAGCCATTGGCAACGGCGACAGTAATAACAACCAGGGGCCTGGCAAAACCAACGATGCGCGCCGAATACTTGGCTATCTGCCACATGTGGGCAGCCAGCGAACCATTTTCTTCGTGGAAAGCCAGCCTAATGGAATCGCCATGAAGCGGTCGCAGGACATTGGATATGATGCAACTAGGTTGTACCTGGAGCTCCCTGAGTCACAGAAAAAGGATGTCCGTTATTCGCAAAGCCGCTATGGGAAAGACCAGCGGGGCAATTATGATCAGATCCTGGGATGGGATTGTCGAGTTCCGTCCAATATGTCTCCGTCTGACTGGGAATACCGACGAGCTCTACCTCCTTCGTATGGCCTGGTCCGTTTCCACAACGGTTCTGCGGACATCCTGAGCCGAACCGCCCTGCGCAACGTGCTTGGGAGGGAGGCCGCTGATCGAGAAATTAATACTTTCTATGAACAGCGTAATATGGCTCCGCCGTGGGCTCAAATGCCCTCTCGTGGACGACTCCCTGGCCGCAGTTATGCTAAGATTCAGGGGCCATCAGTGGCCGACAGTGCAATCAACGGACAGCAAGGTATTGAGCCAACAGTGAGAGTTAAGCGTAGCAAAAAGAGCAGATATACAGGTGGATCCCAGGGAGATGAGAATCAACAAGCCAGTTCTTCAGTAGGGGAACGCGGTGGAGAAGGCCAGGGCACTACAGATACAATCCAAGCCGTTATGGAGACGAACCGACTCCAGATGCAGGCCATCACTGATGCACTTGCTCAGCTAACATCGCGGCTTGCTATCATGGACCAGGCTCGGAATACCCTTCCTGGCTAG